The window CTCCAAAAAAAGAACCAACCTTCTTCGAGGTACAATGACTCGTTTGGAGGACAAAATTTAAATACGAATTTCAACCAAGAAGACCGTAGGTGTCCATCAGCTTAAAAAAGAACCAACCTTCTTCAAGGTACAATGTCGACTCATTAGGAGGACAAAATTTGAATACGAAATTCAACCAATAAGAACGGATCAAAGGAGTTGATAGTTAGAGGATATGGTATTATAACAATTTGATTTGTTTTGCTTTGAGCTTTTGATATCTTTATGTTTACATGTTTCTCTAGCTATGTATATGTATGACCAGTTTGTGTTTAGTGATGGAAGAGATAATTCTACTACAAATATTCTATTAGGGCAACTTCAACCATAGTCTTGGATTTGGAGTCCTATATCAATTATAGGACCTCTTTGTTGCACTATTCATTTAGGACTCATTTTCTCATCTCCAACAATGAGTCCTATATGAGGTCTTATATTCACTTTTGTTGATTAAAACAAGTTATAGGTGGTATATTTATGAATATTATATTAAATAATATGTTAATAACCTTATTAAGTTAATAAAACTTCACAATTTTTATTTTTATCACAAAATTTTAAATTATTTTTATAATTAAATATAATAATTTTAATTAAAAAACTAAATACATACTAACTTTTTGTTGTTTTTTATGTCGGCATATATGACAAACAACCAAATTATTGACAGATGTTATCTTGTGTTGTGTCGATGTATACGACAAACAACTGAGTTCGGATGTGATTATCGTCGCCACATGTCAAACACTAATTGGTTATCTAGATTACGGATTATATTTGTCCGACACGTGTCATATATTATCTATTGATATCATCTCAAATTGTCCATAAATATGAGGTCATTATCATCTTCATTTCTCACAAATTCACAACACTCTTCTCATATCAAAATCTTCATATTGTTTCCTTTTGATTTTGTGAAACTGTTTTTCTATAATGAATCATTTGACAAAATGGTTTATGAAAGATCAAGAAGAGGCTGTTACGAGAAACCAACGAAGATCCATGATGATGTCTGCTGTTGCCTTGCAAATCCAAGATCTGGAAGATGAGGATTCACAATGGGGTGGTTCTTCGAAAGGTCGTTCGTATACTGCTAGAAACAGAGAGATCATGGATCAACGTCTAAAAGCTCTATACTTCACAGATCCATGCAGGTACGAACCAAATATATTTCGTAGGAGATACAGAATGCAACCTTGGGTCTTTGACAAGATGATGCGCAATGTGGCCAACTACGATCCATATTTTATTCAAAGAAGAGATGCGACTGGGAGAGTCGGCCTAGCCACTGAACAAAAGCTTACATGCGCCATGAGACAACTCGCATATGGGGTCATAGCCGACTTCTTTGATGATTACATAGATATTGCAAAATCCACTGCCATCGAGATTTTGGAACACTTCACCAGAGCAATATGGAATGTGTACCATGAGTATTACCTCCGCCGACCAACACCGGCAGATTTGCGACGGCTTCTCGACAAGGCAGCAGAAAGAGGATTTCCGAGAATGATCGGGAGCCTCGATTGTATGCACTAGCAGTGGAAAAATTGTCCCACCGGATGGGGAGGGCAGTATACTAGCTATAAGGGGAAACCAACAATCATCTTGGAGGAAGTGGCATCCTATGATACTTAGATTTGGCACGCCTTCTTCGGCCTTCCAGGTTCCCTAAACGATATTAATATCCTTGGACAGTCACCTTTGTTTAATGATGTGTCTCGTGGTGAAACTCCTCAGGTGAGCTATGAAGTACAAAATAGGCATTATAGGCAATATTAATACCTTGTTGATGGCATTTACCTAAAATGGGCCGCATTTGTTCAAGCAATCAAAAACCCGAGGACATCGCAGACAAAACATTTCACAAGGATGCAAGAAGCATACAGAAAAGGTGTGGAGATAGCTTTTGGTATTCTTCAAGCTCGTTAGACAATCATAAGAGGGCCAGCTCGTGGATGGAGTAAGGAGAATCTTAAGTTCATCATGATGACGTGCATTATCGATCTTGCATAATATGATTGTTGAAGATGAGCATGATGAAGATACAGCTGAGCCATTTGATCCGAATGACATTCCCAGCATACCAAAAAAGGCACATATATATGACAGAATCCCTGATCAAGACACCTCTGTTCATTGCAATTAATCCGAACAGACCAAATCAATTCATGCGTCGCTATAAGGAGGTAAGATGCCCAGTGATGAATAAAAACCTCAAGGATGATCTAGTTGATCACATGTAGAGCACACTACCAGAAGAAAGGCTTTAGCAGACGAAAAAAAAAAAACCAGGCCGACGAAGCATTTTTTCGTCGGCTAAAGTCCACTTTAGCCGACGAAATTATCTTTCGTCGGCTAAGTTAAATTTTCGTCGGCTATGGTAAACTTTAGCCGACGAAAAAAAAAATTCGTCGGCTAAAGAATTTATTTCGTCAGCTAAAGTTCACAAGCTATGGCCGACGAAATATTTAAAATTTTAGCCGACGAAATTAATATGTCGTCGGCTAAAGTGCTTTATATTTGCGGATCTGGACAGCAGCAGCTCATCTNNNNNNNNNNNNNNNNNNNNNNNNNNNNNNNNNNNNNNNNNNNNNNNNNNNNNNNNNNNNNNNNNNNNNNNNNNNNNNNNNNNNNNNNNNNNNNNNNNNNNNNNNNNNNNNNNNNNNNNNNNNNNNNNNNNNNNNNNNNNNNNNNNNNNNNNNNNNNNNNNNNNNNNNNNNNNNNNNNNNNNNNNNNNNNNNNNNNNNNNNNNNNNNNNNNNNNNNNNNNNNNNNNNNNNNNNNNNNNNNNNNNNNNNNNNNNNNNNNNNNNNNNNNNNNNNNNNNNNNNNNNNNNNNNNNNNNNNNNNNNNNNNNNNNNNNNNNNNNNNNNNNNNNNNNNNNNNNNNNNNNNNNNNNNNNNNNNNNNNNNNNNNNNNNNNNNNNNNNNNNNNNNNNNNNNNNNNNNNNNNNNNNNNNNNNNNNNNNNNNNNNNNNNNNNNNNNNNNNNNNNNNNNNNNNNNNNNNNNNNNNNNNNNNNNNNNNNNNNNNNNNNNNNNNNNNNNNNNNNNNNNNNNNNNNNNNNNNNNNNNNNNNNNNNNNNNNNNNNNNNNNNNNNNNNNNNNNNNNNNNNNNNNNNNNNNNNNNNNNNNNNNNNNNNNNNNNNNNNNNNNNNNNNNNNNNNNNNNNNNNNNNNNNNNNNNNNNNNNNNNNNNNNNNNNNNNNNNNNNNNNNNNNNNNNNNNNNNNNNNNNNNNNNNNNNNNNNNNNNNNNNNNNNNNNNNNNNNNNNNNNNNNNNNNNNNNNNNNNNNNNNNNNNNNNNNNNNNNNNNNNNNNNNNNNNNNNNNNNNNNNNNNNNNNNNNNNNNNNNNNNNNNNNNNNNNNNNNNNNNNNNNNNNNNNNNNNNNNNNNNNNNNNNNNNNNNNNNNNNNNNNNNNNNNNNNNNNNNNNNNNNNNNNNNNNNNNNNNNNNNNNNNNNNNNNNNNNNNNNNNNNNNNNNNNNNNNNNNNNNNNNNNNNNNNNNNNNNNNNNNNNNNNNNNNNNNNNNNNNNNNNNNNNNNNNNNNNNNNNNNNNNNNNNNNNNNNNNNNNNNNNNNNNNNNNNNNNNNNNNNNNNNNNNNNNNNNNNNNNNNNNNNNNNNNNNN of the Fragaria vesca subsp. vesca linkage group LG6, FraVesHawaii_1.0, whole genome shotgun sequence genome contains:
- the LOC101294970 gene encoding uncharacterized protein LOC101294970, whose translation is MNHLTKWFMKDQEEAVTRNQRRSMMMSAVALQIQDLEDEDSQWGGSSKGRSYTARNREIMDQRLKALYFTDPCRYEPNIFRRRYRMQPWVFDKMMRNVANYDPYFIQRRDATGRVGLATEQKLTCAMRQLAYGVIADFFDDYIDIAKSTAIEILEHFTRAIWNVYHEYYLRRPTPADLRRLLDKAAERGFPRMIGSLDCMH